Within Hydractinia symbiolongicarpus strain clone_291-10 chromosome 11, HSymV2.1, whole genome shotgun sequence, the genomic segment CgtcaaaaaaagtaattttgggGCGTAAATATTTCGGTTGAGATAATGGTTATCAGTTATATATACTGTTACTTGTTGTATTACTAGTCAACTTTGGTTCTAGTGATGTTCTTCCTCGTATGGGTGCTGAATCATGTAACTTTTCATACCATGCTTTCAAACgagaaatatttgttttatcAATTACACTTTTGTAAAATTCTTGATGGTAAAAAGCGTTTTTATCAACCAGTGATTCAACTGACAAACTTTCCAAGTTGTCAAAGGAATTAATAAATGTTCGATCTTCATAATTGGCTCTTTCAATAAGGcatttaattaactttttgaTGCTTTCAAATTTTGGAAAAGCAGTGATCTATGAAAAATGAGAATAACAATTTCCAAAATAAAGTAGCTCTAAAAACCATAAAGCTAAGAATCATTGAAAAATTACAACATACTTGTTATTGTTCTCTTGACAAACAATGAAATTTTCTAAGCTGAAATCACTACTTTCCTTCTTTTTATTTGGAGTTTCttcattcatattttttaatttaactgtGTCTATtctactaaaataaaataaactttgctTTCACTATTCATAGGAAATCTATCACAAAAAACCACATCATAGAAATATCATACAGGAAAACGACATCTTGGAGCTTCAATTGGAAGCAAAGAGTTTCGTGATGAATATGCAAATAATAAAACTAGTCAATGGTGTtaagaaatgaaaaaactttCAACAATAGCGTTGACAGAACCGCAAGCAGCCTTTGCAGCTTTTACACATGGTGAGTTAAACAAATTTACATATTTCATGCGTACAATACCTGGTATGGAAGAATATTTAGTACCTCTAGATATGATCATATCCGATATGTTTTTACCATCTCTTTTGGGCAACACCATTTCAAAAAGGGAAAGAGCTCTTTACAAAAGATCGATAAAAACTGGGGGCCTTGGAATACCAATACTAACAGAAAGTGCCGCTGTCGATTATGAGTCATCAAAAATCATCACTGCTCCACTAGTTGCTGCCATCATTGCTCAGACTGATTCTCTTCCGAATAAAGATGAAACAAAACGAGTTAAAGCTTGTCGTGTGAACGCTGTCAGGGAAGCCCGAAAACAAGACGAAATGTTAATTAAAATGTGCCTCAAGCTGGCTTAATGTTTTACCATTAAAGGAACAAGGCTTCGGTCTTACAAAGGAAGAGTTTCAAGATGCACTTGCGCTGAGATACAATCATTCAGTGAAAAATCTTCCATCAAAATGTGCGTGCGGAGATCATTTCAATGCCACCCATGCCATGGGCTGTAAAAAAGGTGATTTTGTGACCATGCGTCATAACAACGTACGTAATATTAACGTACGTGTACAGAAATCCGGTGATAAAATAATGACTTGGATGAGATGTAAACTCTCCTTCATAATAATGAAATCTGCTTTGCTTTGCCTTAGAGGTTCCAGATCCTTGAATACCAAGTTGCACACAGAGGTGGTTAATGATTTTGATCTTACCTGTGTAGATGCCAgaatataaagtttttattttatttagtcaCTAATGCGCACTTCTCTTCTATTCAGTCAAACACTTGCGTGGCTCATGACCTTTGACAATAAAGTTTTACTCTATACTGTCCtttctttatcaatttttattttatttaaccttagtctatttatattttaattaaattgtaattatttttaatgaataaatatatttatttatgtgCTAGAAATATCATACTGAAAATAAGTCTTATGCAATCTTTTAACTTCCACCTGCTACCCTTTacttaaaattaataatataattGACAATTTAAACTACTAACAGGTATAAGATTACTTGTATTTAGCAAAATCTAATGAAATATGGAACAAACACTGTACATTATAATGTCTTGAAAGATATAAAGAATTTTCAGGGGGTAACACTATTACATTAATAACtgctataaaaacaaattactcTTTATAGAATGCACTTCTCTCATATAACTGTACTTTTGTAAAcaactatctatattataatacccgtatacgtctgtccgccTGTCTAtaatgcaaaatggtagcttagctgcgcaagtagcaagacgcacgcaatgcggtataaaaaggacgggcgaacccgtggatttttccatgggctaactACTAGTCattgcaaaacaaaaacatttcactACCTAAATTTCAGTCACTAATTTTCATATTTGTATTTTACCCCctgaaatttaaaactttaaaatccgTTTATCTCTTGAGTGCCTCATTttcaaaatatagtttttatatattttttgtttatttttgtatgttctatctgctggaaaagaaaaaaaatacaaaattccaACTTTGATATTTTACTGACCAGAAACTGGATGACGTCACCCACACACAGATACGGAAAAAATGACACCTAGTATTTTTTGTACTTAAATCAACCAGAAACCAGATTCCAATCAAAAAATTGCTTCTAACTAGTCCCTGCACACGAAGAACATAGTGACCCCAacttatagataaataagtagttAATAAATATTACGTAGTCGCAACATGATCAAATAATAACCGAAGTTATAATTAATTATACTAAACAAACCTGCGTTAAGACGTTGTTTTCGCAACAATACTTCATTAGTAGCTTGTTCCTCAAGTTTTTTGTCATTATCAAGAACATATGCACCAAGTACCATCAACCAAGAACTTGCATTCTCTGAATCAGACCCAATTTTCTGCAAAACATCTGATTGTAAATCAAATTTTGTAGATAAAACTTTTATAGCATCCTCCATATTGAGTGTTCTTCAGGCCTTAACTTGCGTTTGTTTGTTGACTTTTGTTTATTAAACTATGCACTATGCCAGTTTCTATTAGTGAAAAGAATCATAAGTATTAAAGAACCTGAcaagaaaaatgatatttttctgttatagaGGATAAGAAATTGCTgattaataagccattttggaatattctaaaaaaacaacaaaacagccTAAGTATAATCTGCTGTATATCAAAACAATGCAGGTAtatgctgtataactttcaaaacagcacaagaataattcttgctgtacaGCTTTCAAAACTACACAAAAAAACTTGCTtcaaaacttttgaaaacaagttttttaacatgcaagtatttttatcttttcaccttgagtactagttacattttttaagtgagacaaattattattattccttcgcaactaaaaaatataaactgcaagTGTTATgtgaaaatacatagaaaacagttgtcgtaacacccttctcccttgttatttttattattattattatttttgtttttgttccgaccatacattATTTTTCCATGAACTTTCATTAAATCGTACATTCGTTAATTTAACATTCGCTAATACAAGCAAAacatacatagaaaaatatgattgtcgtaacaccctccttcggttttttttaattttttttttgttgttctgaCCATTTatacattctcgataaaattatttttatttcgccgaCCGACAGACCGTAAACTAATATCTACCTCGCTCGTAGAATAAGTAATTAAGTTGCAGTAACCTTATTTCTAAAACAcgatttctaataaaaatacaagatgcaaaagaatttttaaatgtaaaaaaacaaaaaaaagacacaagattagctatacacatcaattatttaattttattcacGATCCATCGCAACAGTCACGATTAATAGTGACGATCGCGATAGcatcgttatttttttatacatcgcGACTATTGCGAAGCTCTTCGTTAAATTTTTTCTATCGCGACGGTCACGATAGGATCGCGAATCGTTCGTGTCGCGCATGATACGCGCtcacgatgttaggtgtcctgattccagtactgtattaTTTTTATCGCATTACTTTATCAATTCATACTCACCTCAATTTATATTAACAGGAAAGACATTGCTCATTGGCAAACTGCTCAAGTCTCAAGACATACAAAATATTGCtgaaacattcttgaaaaatgATGCCGAAAAAGAGTAGATTTCTGAAGCTGGCTCAGAGTTATTCTTAAAAAGGTAAAATTCATCTCAATTATATTATTACGATAGATATTGGTATAGCCATTAACTACTattaaacaatgttttcatctttaaaTTTCAGTTATTCTTACAACAACAAGACTCTTGGTGACATGCGTTATTCGAAATACATGGAGTCTTGTCTTTAAAGATTGAACCTCTGCCACCATCAAAAGGATCTGCCTCTCGGCATGCACTTCGTGTTTATATTCAGGTAACATAAAATCATTTAGCCTGCTTATTTTAACTTTCTTAATAAAATCAAGAAATCACATAAGCCTGTCAGTGATTATCGTTTATTTGTcatataaattattattctcACATTATGTTTAGGTAAACGACTGGAAAAACCTACACGAGGCTAGTTTGGATCCAGAGGACTGGGGTTGGATTACTCGAAATGACGAATACTTCCCTGTATACTCTAAAGAGTCTGTTGCACCAGAAAGATTGCTTAAGTTCACAAGGTGTAATTGCAAACTCGAGACAAAAAAACTGAGCTCCACAAATTGTTTGTGCAGAAAGAACGGACTACACTGTGTCGCTAAATGCGGGAATTGCAGAGGAGATAGCTGCACCAATAAAGACCCAAGGCTCGAAAAAGACAATACAGAAGATGAAAACGACTACAAAAGAAACATTTTCGATATTTTCGACGACTTGTagttaactttttttaactagTAATAAATTGTCACGGTTTTCATCGAAGAATTTCAGTTAAATTTCATTCAAATACCCACTATTGCATTTTGCATCTAATGATACCAAATATGTTAATATAACAATTTATTCTAGGTTGACCTATATTTCAGGCTAATTTGACTAGACTAAGTTCAGCAATATCTTTTCTCAGGATGCgcttttttgcacacaaatgcaaacaaattttatgtaatgtTGAAATATTCTTCGTGATGGAGAACCATTGAAATGCGTGATCGAAAGGTCGAATAATGTTCGTGtcgtgataagttggtaaaagTGGGGTATTATTatcatataaaataaaaatcactcTTATCATAATtgtaggtcataaatgcgttaTAGAAGTGCTTGTTTCTGTTAATCTTCCattctaggcgattactaataagaatcaattggtggtggggtttacTTGTGTTGAACCAATCTTGCTGGTGAAATCAGTGTGTTTAGAATAGTGGTGTATATTGTGTTGTGTATAAATCAATTGGGTTTATTTGGTGTTGAGTTATTAGGAGAActgtgaagataacctacaggttagtcataCACATATTGCGAGTTTAACAGTTTCGACAAAACtcttttagaaactgcattatctGCAGCCTAAACAgtaacaaaaattgaaaatagtgCTGATGAAATGATGTTGAGAAAATGGGcacatttaccccctgaaaatatcCGGCAGCTCCTTCTATCAATaaagcttctttttttaaaaacaaggaATAGAAATAGACGAGCCTTAcgaaaaaaacatgtaaactaGACAACTTTTTTATCagtgtttgtattggaaattggtataatgttctGCTATTTAatactttattcggagaaacttttggataaattttcgcaaatctacaaattgaaaaattttcGCGAGATCAACTTTCGTGAAATCTGAAATTGAAAAGTTTTGGCAatataaactttcgcgattcttaattttgaacttctttttattttctttatctcaAACTTtttctatctcgaacaaattttttggtcccttgtgagttcgagatagagataTGCCACTGTAAGTACGAATAATGAAAGAAGAAATGAAAATCTTTGACTGCATTGACTAGCTAAAAAGGCATTTTAACGAATTGGTAATATTTTATGGAACGTATTTCCTGGAGTCCTCTTTTAATAGAAACTTTGATTGCTTGGTACATCACTTGCACACCATATTTTTTGAGCCATTTTTgtttgagttctttctttttcaaagaCAAGATTCTGTGAAAATTAACTTCTTTACATTTCTCTGATCGATTGGTACATCCAAACGCACAACAACTAaccatttttaaagatttaaaggtAAAGTACACACAAAAACAATCAATTTAAATGTAAACTATAAGTTTAACATAAATGTTCTCTCCGCTCGCtcaaactttctgcacgatgtgacatcattatttataatcgggtccagtcctaaatgaaatctcgcctgtctgttttttataagaaaaaaattgaatatgcgaaggctagtAAAACAATTCtaaataaggaaaacaagtaaagtaagttgtttttgatttcttatgcttttctgagtacatataaaagaaaaagaaaaaaaaagtgatttttactggagttcccctttaagttGGAGTTATCTAAACAAGAAGGAAGCTAAAACGACGacgacgaaaatatttttgatttagaaaacaaaaaaacaattatttatatTCAATGGCATTATTCTCTCATGACATTAATTAGTGAAtattataatgtttaaagatgtaCCATGACGGTCGCGATTTGGATTGCGAAAATCACAATGCATCATGAAAGTCGACCCCATGATGGACCGTGACTTCCAGgatgctaaaaaattttactattGCGACAGCATCGCGAATGATGCGCAACGCGCAACGCGCATGATACACGGtcacgatgttaggtgtcctgattccagtactgtaccTTTAGACGGAATTTGTAGATGGTACCTAACTGCTTATTTTTTTCTACCTACCACTAGTAGATAGATACATAGATGTGCATATGGTGATATTTCCAggagccatggcttagatggggattcctagagtatttaatgctcgttttgagcTACCCAGACTTAATTAGGGTTCacactctaccagacaactccatgcaacatccaacagcccacacattGTGCTATCTCCCCAATTTTCTTGACATCGCTTGgattaacccagggctatggtaacatacACTCAGTCATATTAAAATCGCCACCAAGGGGTGGCTATGAAAGTGGCCTGACCATACAGCAATTAATTAGTAGCAATCATAATGTCATAGCAATCATACCATTGTAGAAAATGGTCAGGTAAGT encodes:
- the LOC130613866 gene encoding uncharacterized protein LOC130613866 — protein: MKKLSTIALTEPQAAFAAFTHDMIISDMFLPSLLGNTISKRERALYKRSIKTGGLGIPILTESAAVDYESSKIITAPLVAAIIAQTDSLPNKDETKRVKACRVNAVREARKQDEMLIKMCLKLA